Proteins encoded in a region of the Vibrio ponticus genome:
- a CDS encoding sporulation protein: MSFFKKTLASFGIGSAQVDSVLQQEVLYPGQKVNVTIHVYGGATEQAIDNIELKLCCRYIKEVPVNPDKAQHETTNKRRAPQSYVLAEWNLPYAFTIHPGETRDFDVELDVPWNTPITIGDSKVWLDTGLDIALAKDPTDKDILTVRPDLLMDGILSALEAQGMRLRQVECEAVDGFELPFVQEFEFVPTTGPYHGRWRELELVAYREEQQLKLWFEVDRHREGARGMLASLLGVGQLKRELTIPLSTEPKTAGQQVLEYLEATC; encoded by the coding sequence ATGTCGTTTTTTAAGAAAACCCTTGCCAGTTTTGGTATTGGTTCTGCCCAAGTTGATTCAGTCCTGCAACAAGAAGTGCTCTATCCGGGGCAGAAGGTTAATGTGACGATTCATGTCTATGGCGGAGCTACAGAGCAAGCCATCGACAACATCGAATTAAAGTTATGTTGTCGCTATATTAAAGAAGTACCGGTTAACCCGGATAAAGCGCAACATGAAACCACCAACAAACGTCGTGCGCCACAAAGCTATGTATTAGCGGAGTGGAACCTGCCTTATGCCTTTACCATTCATCCTGGTGAGACGCGTGATTTTGATGTGGAACTGGATGTGCCGTGGAATACGCCAATTACCATTGGTGACTCTAAAGTGTGGCTTGATACCGGTCTCGATATCGCGTTAGCCAAAGACCCAACCGATAAAGATATTCTCACCGTGCGCCCCGATCTTCTAATGGATGGCATTTTGAGTGCGTTAGAAGCGCAAGGAATGCGTCTACGTCAGGTTGAATGTGAAGCGGTTGATGGTTTTGAACTTCCTTTCGTGCAAGAGTTTGAGTTTGTGCCTACCACCGGTCCGTATCATGGGCGTTGGCGTGAACTGGAGTTGGTGGCCTACCGTGAAGAGCAACAACTGAAGTTGTGGTTTGAGGTCGATAGGCATCGAGAGGGCGCGCGTGGCATGTTGGCATCTCTGCTGGGTGTTGGTCAGCTAAAACGCGAATTGACGATCCCATTGAGCACCGAGCCTAAAACGGCGGGTCAACAAGTGCTGGAGTATCTCGAAGCGACTTGCTAG
- the trhA gene encoding PAQR family membrane homeostasis protein TrhA encodes MSDNNQNAAYSVKEEIANTITHAIGMVLGIVGLVLLLIKAIDHHADALTITSMSIYGGSIIVLFLASTLYHAIPYRKAKRALKTFDHCAIYLLIAGSYTPFLLVSLRTPLAIGLMIVIWSIALVGIIMKLAFVYRFKRLSLVTYLMMGWLSLVVIYQLAMNLAWEGLTLLAVGGLIYSLGVIFYVAKRIPYNHAIWHGFVLAGCACHFFAIYYFVQPV; translated from the coding sequence ATGTCCGACAATAATCAAAATGCGGCTTATAGCGTCAAAGAAGAGATCGCCAATACCATTACTCATGCTATCGGCATGGTGTTAGGTATTGTTGGTCTGGTATTGCTATTAATCAAAGCCATCGACCATCATGCTGATGCGTTGACTATCACTAGTATGAGCATTTATGGGGGCAGCATCATTGTGCTGTTTCTTGCTTCCACTCTTTATCATGCGATTCCATACCGCAAAGCCAAGCGAGCGCTTAAGACCTTTGACCATTGCGCGATCTATCTGCTGATAGCGGGCAGTTATACGCCATTTTTGTTAGTCAGCCTGCGCACACCACTGGCGATTGGTTTGATGATCGTGATTTGGTCGATCGCTTTGGTCGGCATCATTATGAAACTGGCCTTTGTTTATCGCTTTAAGCGACTCTCTCTGGTGACCTATTTAATGATGGGTTGGTTATCGTTAGTGGTGATCTATCAGTTGGCGATGAATTTAGCTTGGGAAGGCTTAACGCTGTTAGCGGTAGGTGGACTGATTTATTCGCTAGGGGTGATTTTCTATGTGGCGAAACGCATCCCTTACAATCATGCTATTTGGCATGGCTTTGTTTTAGCAGGATGCGCTTGTCATTTCTTTGCCATTTATTACTTTGTTCAGCCAGTGTGA
- a CDS encoding TrkH family potassium uptake protein gives MVNFRPVLFVIGLVLSKLALFMYVPTLVAFFSGTSGFIEFGQSVLITHLVAFFCLTIGRTATFKLSVRDMFLITSLVWTIASAFAALPFVFINHISFTDAYFETMSGITTTGSTVLSGLDSMAPSILLWRSILQWLGGIGFIVMAVAILPMLNVGGMKLFQTESSDWSDKSSPRAKTVAKNIVLVYVTLTGLCMLGFLLSGMDLFEAINHSFTTLSTGGYSTSDGSMNHFSHGAHWNATLFMFLGGLPFLLFISAITKRKPSILLKDAQVRGFAYLVLATGVVISTWLVVRNDYTVLDAVRVSLFNIISVVTTTGFGLEDFTAWGALPATLFFFLLMVGACSGSTSGGMKIFRFQIAMTLLNKQIMKLIHPSGVFIQRYNHRPVNDDIVRSVVAFCLTYFITIIVVAGSLSALGLDPVTSISGSITAVANVGPGMGTIIGPTGNFSSLPDTAKWILSFGMLMGRLEILTILVLFFPAFWKR, from the coding sequence ATGGTTAATTTTCGTCCCGTACTGTTCGTGATAGGGTTAGTACTGTCTAAACTCGCCCTATTTATGTACGTACCCACCTTAGTGGCATTTTTCTCTGGCACCTCGGGGTTTATCGAGTTTGGTCAATCAGTCTTGATCACGCACTTGGTGGCTTTTTTCTGCTTAACCATAGGTCGCACCGCGACCTTTAAACTCAGCGTGCGCGATATGTTCCTCATCACCAGTTTGGTGTGGACCATTGCCAGTGCCTTTGCAGCGCTGCCGTTTGTGTTTATCAACCACATTAGCTTTACTGACGCCTACTTTGAGACCATGTCGGGTATCACCACTACCGGCTCAACCGTGTTAAGTGGCTTAGATAGCATGGCGCCGAGTATTTTGTTGTGGCGCTCAATCTTGCAATGGCTTGGTGGTATTGGCTTTATCGTAATGGCAGTAGCCATCTTACCGATGCTTAACGTCGGTGGTATGAAGTTATTCCAAACCGAATCTTCCGATTGGTCAGATAAAAGTAGCCCACGCGCAAAAACCGTCGCGAAAAATATCGTCTTGGTTTACGTAACGCTAACTGGTTTGTGCATGCTTGGTTTCTTACTGTCAGGCATGGACCTGTTTGAAGCGATCAACCACTCATTCACTACGCTATCCACCGGTGGTTACTCCACCTCTGATGGCTCAATGAACCACTTTTCCCATGGTGCACACTGGAACGCAACGCTATTTATGTTCCTTGGCGGTCTACCTTTCTTACTGTTTATCTCTGCCATCACCAAACGTAAGCCAAGCATTCTGTTGAAAGATGCCCAAGTGCGCGGCTTTGCTTATTTAGTATTGGCGACAGGCGTGGTGATCAGCACATGGCTAGTTGTGCGCAATGATTACACCGTGTTGGATGCGGTGCGCGTTTCGCTGTTTAACATCATTTCCGTGGTGACGACGACAGGTTTTGGCTTGGAAGACTTTACCGCGTGGGGGGCGCTACCCGCGACGCTGTTTTTCTTCTTGCTGATGGTGGGGGCGTGTTCGGGCTCAACCTCTGGCGGGATGAAAATATTCCGCTTCCAGATCGCAATGACGCTACTGAACAAACAGATCATGAAACTGATTCACCCATCAGGGGTGTTTATTCAGCGCTACAACCATCGTCCGGTGAATGACGATATCGTGCGCTCAGTTGTCGCGTTCTGTTTGACCTATTTCATTACCATCATTGTTGTGGCTGGCAGCTTAAGTGCCTTAGGACTTGATCCGGTGACCAGTATTTCTGGCTCGATCACCGCAGTAGCGAACGTCGGTCCGGGTATGGGTACCATTATCGGTCCAACCGGTAACTTCTCTTCGTTACCCGATACCGCCAAATGGATTTTAAGTTTTGGTATGTTAATGGGACGCTTGGAAATCCTCACCATTTTGGTGCTGTTCTTCCCTGCCTTCTGGAAACGTTAA
- the trkA gene encoding Trk system potassium transporter TrkA, which produces MKIIILGAGQVGGTLAENLVGENNDITIVDKDSDRLRELQDKYDLRVVNGHASHPDVLREAGAQDADMLVAVTNTDETNMAACQVAFSLFNTPNRIARIRSPQYLAEKEALFQSGAVPVDHLIAPEELVTSYIERLIQYPGALQVVSFAEQKVSLVAVKAYYGGPLVGNALSALREHMPHIDTRVAAIFRQGRPIRPQGTTIIEADDEVFFVAASNHIRSVMSELQRLEKPYRRIMIVGGGNIGASLAKRLEQNYSVKLIERNYQRAERLSEELENTIVFCGDAADQELLTEENIDQVDVFIALTNEDETNIMSAMLAKRMGAKKVMVLIQRGAYVDLVQGGVIDVAISPQQATISALLTHVRRADIVNVSSLRRGAAEAIEAIAHGDESTSKVVGRAIGDIKLPPGTTIGAIVRGEEVLIAHDRTVIEQDDHVVMFLVDKKYVPDVETLFQPSPFFL; this is translated from the coding sequence ATGAAGATCATCATTCTTGGCGCAGGTCAGGTTGGCGGTACTTTGGCAGAAAACCTTGTTGGTGAAAATAACGATATCACCATCGTCGATAAAGACAGTGACCGACTGCGTGAACTGCAAGATAAATATGATTTACGTGTTGTAAATGGTCATGCAAGTCACCCAGATGTACTGCGCGAAGCAGGGGCGCAAGATGCCGATATGCTGGTCGCGGTGACCAACACCGATGAAACCAACATGGCAGCCTGCCAAGTGGCGTTTTCTCTGTTTAACACGCCCAATCGAATTGCTCGTATTCGTTCCCCTCAATACCTTGCTGAAAAAGAAGCGCTATTCCAATCTGGCGCGGTTCCCGTTGACCACCTTATCGCTCCTGAAGAACTCGTCACGAGTTACATTGAACGTCTGATCCAATACCCAGGCGCCCTGCAAGTAGTCAGCTTTGCCGAGCAAAAGGTTAGCTTAGTTGCGGTTAAAGCCTACTATGGCGGTCCATTAGTGGGTAATGCACTCTCCGCTCTGCGTGAGCACATGCCGCACATTGATACCCGTGTCGCAGCGATATTCCGTCAAGGTCGTCCTATTCGTCCACAAGGCACCACCATTATTGAAGCGGACGATGAAGTGTTCTTCGTTGCTGCGAGTAACCACATTCGCTCCGTGATGAGTGAATTGCAACGCCTTGAAAAGCCATACCGCCGCATCATGATTGTTGGGGGTGGTAACATCGGTGCCAGCTTGGCTAAACGCCTTGAACAGAACTACAGCGTCAAGCTGATTGAGCGCAATTACCAGCGTGCTGAGCGCCTCTCAGAAGAGTTGGAAAACACCATCGTATTCTGTGGTGATGCCGCAGACCAAGAGCTACTGACCGAAGAAAACATCGACCAAGTGGATGTATTCATTGCGCTGACAAACGAAGATGAAACCAACATCATGTCAGCCATGCTTGCCAAACGTATGGGTGCGAAGAAGGTAATGGTGCTGATCCAACGTGGTGCTTACGTCGACTTGGTACAAGGTGGGGTTATCGATGTGGCAATCTCGCCGCAGCAAGCCACCATCTCTGCCCTACTCACTCACGTGCGTCGTGCTGATATTGTTAACGTATCTTCGCTGCGCCGCGGCGCTGCAGAAGCAATCGAAGCGATTGCCCACGGTGATGAGAGCACCTCGAAAGTGGTCGGTCGCGCGATTGGCGATATTAAACTGCCACCAGGCACCACCATTGGTGCGATTGTGCGTGGTGAAGAAGTACTGATTGCCCACGACAGAACGGTTATCGAACAAGATGACCACGTGGTAATGTTCTTGGTCGATAAGAAGTATGTCCCTGATGTAGAGACACTCTTCCAGCCGAGTCCATTCTTCCTCTAA
- the rsmB gene encoding 16S rRNA (cytosine(967)-C(5))-methyltransferase RsmB has product MNVRAAAANVLFQVVDKGQSLSNALPAAQQQIRPRDHALLQEICYGALRYLPRLESIANELMDKPLKGKQRVFHHLILVGIYQLSFMRIPAHAAVGETVEGTKDLKGPRLRGLINAVLRNYQRNQEQLDEQAVSHNAGKYGHPSWLLKLLQQAYPEQWQDIVEANNSKAPMWLRVNHQHHSRDEYQALLDKEGIETSLHPQAADALKLAAPCDVTKLPGFEKGWVSVQDAAAQLSLDYLTPQDGELILDCCAAPGGKTAHILERTKDAQVVAIDCDDSRLKRVHDNLKRLNLQAEVICGDARKPQDWWHGEQFDRILLDAPCSATGVIRRHPDIKWLRRADDIDALAELQSEIIDAMWQQLKPGGTLVYATCSITPQENKLQVKAFLERTKDAQLQGSESDNPGRQILPGEDDMDGFYYAVMTKKA; this is encoded by the coding sequence ATGAATGTTCGCGCTGCGGCAGCTAATGTCCTTTTCCAAGTTGTCGACAAAGGTCAATCACTCTCTAACGCCCTTCCTGCGGCTCAACAGCAGATTCGACCTCGTGACCATGCTCTATTACAAGAGATTTGCTACGGTGCGCTGCGTTACTTGCCTCGCTTAGAATCTATCGCCAATGAGTTGATGGACAAGCCGCTAAAAGGCAAACAACGTGTCTTCCATCACCTAATCCTTGTAGGTATTTACCAGCTGAGCTTTATGCGTATTCCTGCTCACGCAGCGGTTGGCGAAACCGTTGAGGGCACCAAAGATCTTAAAGGTCCGCGCCTACGTGGCTTAATCAATGCGGTATTACGTAACTACCAACGCAATCAAGAGCAATTGGATGAGCAAGCCGTTAGCCACAACGCAGGCAAATACGGTCACCCAAGTTGGTTACTGAAACTGCTACAACAAGCGTATCCAGAGCAATGGCAAGACATTGTTGAAGCAAACAACAGCAAAGCGCCAATGTGGCTACGTGTGAACCACCAGCACCATAGCCGTGATGAATACCAAGCGCTACTCGATAAAGAAGGCATCGAAACTAGCCTTCATCCACAAGCGGCTGACGCTCTGAAACTTGCTGCGCCTTGTGATGTCACTAAGCTGCCAGGTTTTGAAAAAGGCTGGGTATCGGTCCAAGATGCCGCGGCTCAGTTGTCACTTGATTACCTAACCCCGCAAGATGGCGAACTGATTCTAGATTGCTGCGCTGCACCAGGTGGTAAAACGGCACATATTCTTGAGCGCACCAAAGATGCACAAGTGGTCGCAATCGACTGTGATGACTCACGTCTAAAACGTGTGCACGACAACCTTAAGCGCCTTAATCTTCAAGCAGAAGTGATTTGTGGCGACGCACGCAAACCACAAGATTGGTGGCACGGCGAACAGTTCGATCGCATTCTATTGGATGCACCATGTTCGGCAACGGGTGTCATTCGTCGTCACCCAGACATCAAGTGGCTACGTCGCGCTGACGACATCGACGCATTGGCTGAACTGCAAAGTGAAATCATTGATGCGATGTGGCAACAACTAAAACCAGGCGGAACCTTAGTTTACGCAACTTGCTCTATCACCCCGCAAGAGAACAAACTACAGGTGAAAGCTTTCCTTGAGCGCACTAAAGATGCACAGCTGCAAGGCTCAGAGAGCGACAACCCTGGTCGTCAAATCCTTCCAGGTGAAGACGATATGGATGGTTTCTACTACGCAGTAATGACCAAAAAAGCCTAG
- the fmt gene encoding methionyl-tRNA formyltransferase, producing the protein MSKPLRIVFAGTPDFAARHLAALLSSEHEVIAVYTQPDRPAGRGKKLTASAVKQIAVEHNIPVYQPENFKSDEAKQELAELNADIMVVVAYGLLLPQVVLDTPKLGCINVHGSILPRWRGAAPIQRSIWAGDAETGVTIMQMDIGLDTGDMLKIATLPIEASDTSASMYEKLAELGPVALVECLTDIATGKAVPVKQDDELANYAKKLSKEEARIDWNDDAAHIERCVRAFNPWPMSHFEVAENSIKVWQSRVTEQSSNKPAGTIIQADKSGIYVATGNGVLVLEQLQVPGKKAMSVQDILNSRAAWFEVGSQLA; encoded by the coding sequence TTGAGCAAGCCTTTACGTATTGTATTTGCAGGTACTCCGGACTTCGCCGCCCGTCATTTGGCGGCGTTGTTGTCTTCGGAGCACGAAGTTATTGCTGTCTACACGCAGCCAGATCGCCCAGCGGGTCGTGGTAAGAAATTGACTGCGAGCGCGGTAAAACAGATCGCGGTTGAGCACAACATTCCGGTATACCAACCAGAAAACTTTAAGTCAGACGAAGCTAAGCAAGAATTAGCGGAGCTCAATGCTGACATCATGGTTGTGGTGGCATACGGTCTACTGCTACCACAAGTCGTACTGGATACACCTAAACTGGGTTGTATTAACGTACACGGATCGATTCTTCCACGCTGGCGTGGCGCTGCACCTATCCAACGTTCAATTTGGGCGGGTGATGCCGAAACCGGCGTGACCATTATGCAGATGGACATCGGTCTTGATACTGGTGATATGCTAAAAATCGCGACGCTACCAATCGAAGCAAGCGACACCAGTGCATCAATGTACGAAAAACTCGCTGAACTTGGTCCTGTTGCATTGGTTGAGTGTTTAACCGACATCGCAACCGGGAAAGCCGTGCCAGTTAAGCAAGATGACGAGTTGGCGAACTACGCGAAAAAACTAAGCAAAGAAGAAGCGCGCATTGACTGGAATGACGACGCGGCGCACATTGAACGCTGTGTGCGTGCTTTTAACCCATGGCCAATGAGCCACTTTGAAGTCGCTGAAAACAGCATCAAAGTATGGCAAAGCCGTGTTACAGAGCAAAGTAGCAATAAACCTGCGGGTACGATTATCCAAGCGGATAAATCAGGCATCTATGTGGCAACAGGCAATGGCGTATTGGTGCTAGAGCAACTGCAAGTACCAGGTAAAAAAGCCATGTCAGTTCAAGATATTCTGAACTCACGTGCGGCTTGGTTTGAAGTGGGTAGCCAACTGGCTTAA
- the def gene encoding peptide deformylase, protein MSVLQVLTFPDDRLRTVAKPVEAVTPEIQKIVDDMIETMYDEEGIGLAATQVDVHQRIVVIDISENRNEPMVLINPEILEKRGEDGIEEGCLSVPGARALVPRAAEVTVKALNRDGEEYTFEADDLLAICVQHELDHLEGKLFVDYLSPLKRKRIQDKLAKIKRFNDKQR, encoded by the coding sequence ATGTCTGTATTACAAGTATTAACATTCCCAGATGATCGCCTTCGCACTGTGGCTAAGCCAGTAGAAGCTGTGACTCCAGAAATTCAAAAGATCGTCGACGACATGATTGAAACCATGTACGACGAAGAAGGTATCGGTCTTGCGGCAACGCAAGTTGATGTTCACCAGCGTATCGTGGTTATCGATATTTCAGAAAACCGTAATGAGCCAATGGTGCTTATTAACCCTGAAATTCTAGAGAAACGCGGCGAAGATGGCATTGAAGAAGGGTGTCTTTCAGTTCCTGGTGCTCGCGCTCTTGTGCCACGCGCAGCAGAAGTGACCGTTAAAGCACTAAACCGCGACGGTGAAGAATACACTTTCGAAGCGGATGACCTACTAGCGATTTGTGTTCAACACGAACTGGATCACCTAGAAGGCAAGCTATTCGTTGATTACCTATCGCCACTAAAGCGTAAGCGTATTCAAGACAAGCTAGCGAAAATCAAACGCTTTAACGACAAGCAACGTTAA
- the dprA gene encoding DNA-processing protein DprA, giving the protein MTEQALRAWLTLYFTPRLGGKGLQKLLAKASPNELLGWDGAQLQAAGLSNAQVAFIQQASHDYIEQCLRWRDEAPHHHIITLDDPRYPPLLAQVPVPPPLLFVKGELASLSLPQIAIVGSRHATIDGLQSAKNFARAMADQGLIVTSGLALGVDGHAHDGALQGGGKTVAVLGCGLNTIYPARHKQLAMRIEQQGALVSEFHPNILPKGANFPRRNRIISGLSLGVLVVEATERSGSLITARYAAEQGRDVFALPGSIHTPQAKGCNQLIKQGAALIQTVDDIVNEIEHLLLWSNNYQARLDVDDVIEKEAKEQLPFADLLANVGKEVTPVDILAQRTNIPVQEVMMQLLELELLGHVVAVSGGYIRKGRG; this is encoded by the coding sequence GTGACTGAACAAGCATTGCGAGCTTGGTTAACGCTCTATTTCACGCCAAGATTAGGGGGAAAAGGGCTACAAAAATTGCTCGCCAAAGCGAGCCCCAATGAACTGCTTGGTTGGGATGGCGCACAACTGCAAGCGGCAGGGCTCTCTAACGCGCAAGTCGCTTTTATTCAGCAAGCCAGTCATGACTATATTGAGCAGTGCTTACGTTGGCGAGATGAAGCACCTCATCACCATATCATTACTCTTGATGACCCACGTTATCCACCGTTATTAGCGCAGGTGCCTGTGCCGCCGCCACTGTTGTTTGTTAAAGGTGAACTTGCCAGCTTGAGTTTGCCGCAAATCGCGATCGTCGGCAGTCGCCACGCCACGATTGATGGTTTGCAGAGCGCTAAGAATTTTGCGCGTGCCATGGCGGATCAGGGTTTGATAGTAACTAGCGGTTTAGCGCTGGGTGTCGATGGTCATGCTCACGATGGTGCGCTGCAAGGCGGTGGTAAAACTGTGGCGGTATTAGGTTGTGGGCTCAACACCATCTATCCGGCGCGGCATAAACAATTAGCAATGCGAATTGAGCAACAAGGTGCGTTGGTTTCGGAGTTTCATCCCAACATCTTGCCCAAAGGCGCCAATTTTCCCCGTCGCAATCGTATTATCAGCGGTTTGTCACTGGGGGTGTTGGTGGTGGAAGCAACCGAGCGAAGCGGTTCTTTAATCACTGCTCGTTATGCCGCTGAGCAAGGGCGTGACGTGTTTGCTTTGCCTGGCTCGATACATACACCCCAAGCCAAGGGTTGCAATCAGTTGATCAAGCAAGGAGCAGCGTTAATCCAAACCGTTGATGACATCGTAAATGAAATAGAGCACCTGCTACTGTGGTCTAATAATTATCAGGCTAGATTAGACGTTGATGACGTGATTGAAAAAGAAGCGAAAGAACAATTGCCATTTGCCGATCTTCTAGCTAACGTAGGCAAAGAAGTAACACCAGTTGATATTCTGGCACAAAGGACCAATATTCCTGTGCAAGAAGTCATGATGCAGCTGTTAGAGCTCGAGCTCTTAGGGCATGTTGTTGCGGTTTCCGGTGGCTATATTCGAAAGGGGAGGGGCTAG
- a CDS encoding DUF494 family protein, whose product MMMDILMYLFETYIHSDAELQVNQDELEDELLRAGFDQKDIYKALVWLEELAALQQGELDSAISVSGATSTRIYTAREMDRLDLECRGFLMFLEQVSVLTTETREMVIDRVMGLETDEFELEDLKWIVLMVLFNVPGNENAYTLMEELLYTKEQGILH is encoded by the coding sequence ATGATGATGGATATTCTTATGTATCTATTTGAAACTTACATCCATAGTGATGCTGAGTTACAGGTCAATCAAGATGAGCTTGAAGATGAATTGCTTCGAGCGGGTTTTGATCAAAAAGACATTTACAAAGCCCTTGTCTGGTTAGAAGAGTTGGCAGCCTTGCAACAAGGTGAGCTTGATTCAGCGATCTCAGTCAGTGGTGCAACGTCGACGCGTATTTATACCGCGCGTGAGATGGACCGCTTAGATCTTGAGTGTCGTGGCTTCTTGATGTTCTTGGAGCAAGTAAGTGTGCTAACCACAGAAACTCGTGAGATGGTGATTGATCGAGTGATGGGTTTAGAGACCGATGAGTTTGAACTCGAAGATCTCAAATGGATTGTGTTAATGGTGCTATTTAATGTGCCAGGCAATGAAAACGCCTATACGCTTATGGAAGAGCTGTTGTATACCAAAGAACAAGGTATTCTTCACTAA
- a CDS encoding DNA topoisomerase family protein, giving the protein MSSKIDQQLFSAHEHALEHQACPKCQEQQREGELHLRHGKHGPFLGCSLYPECDYIKPLHQNDGHIIKELGVPCPQCGNELVLRQGRYGMFIGCSHYPECHHIESLEHNEQPEQNAQIACPECSKGHLVERKTRFGKLFYACDNYPKCKFAVNQPPVAGKCQACGFPLLVEKKLASGNRLQCADRKCQHTQTDS; this is encoded by the coding sequence ATGAGTAGTAAAATCGACCAACAACTGTTTTCTGCCCATGAACACGCCCTCGAACACCAAGCTTGTCCTAAATGTCAGGAACAGCAGCGTGAGGGCGAGTTGCATTTGCGCCACGGCAAACATGGTCCCTTTTTAGGTTGTAGCCTCTACCCTGAGTGCGACTACATTAAGCCGCTGCACCAAAACGATGGTCATATCATCAAAGAGCTTGGTGTGCCTTGTCCACAATGTGGCAATGAATTGGTGCTGCGCCAAGGTCGCTACGGGATGTTTATCGGCTGCAGTCACTACCCAGAGTGTCATCACATTGAATCTCTGGAGCACAATGAACAGCCAGAGCAGAATGCGCAGATTGCTTGCCCTGAGTGCAGCAAAGGTCACCTGGTTGAGCGTAAAACACGCTTTGGTAAGCTGTTTTACGCCTGTGATAACTATCCGAAATGCAAATTTGCCGTTAATCAGCCACCTGTGGCTGGCAAATGTCAGGCATGCGGCTTTCCGCTGTTAGTGGAAAAGAAGCTCGCCAGCGGAAATAGATTGCAGTGTGCCGACCGGAAATGCCAGCACACCCAAACAGACAGCTGA